In a genomic window of Demequina muriae:
- a CDS encoding glycosyltransferase family 4 protein, with protein MTARTLVHVVCTDAFAGVERHVLSTAVHQARHGHQVVVVGGSRSHLEPALEQAGAGWLPGSTLVEAWRSLRSLTGPQLLVTHMTAADALGGWWSLRTGAPVVSIRHFAAPRGGRPVTRALLRPLARRIRSQIAVSHYVADAIGAPSTVVHTGVAPSMTPSSPRENVALIVQRLEPEKDTATALRAWAQSGPPAGWTLLVAGDGSERAALERLAAPEPSVTFLGAIDNVPALMDRASLLLAPTPREGLGIAVLEAMAHGVAVVATDAGGHRETVGSVAGAALFPPGDSSSAALLIAELAAEAERRESYGDALARRQRDAFDRDVQTSALTRAILAAGGAHG; from the coding sequence ATGACCGCTCGCACGCTCGTCCACGTGGTGTGCACCGACGCCTTCGCAGGCGTGGAGCGCCACGTGCTGTCCACGGCCGTGCACCAGGCGCGTCACGGCCACCAGGTGGTGGTGGTCGGGGGCTCGCGGTCGCACCTCGAGCCCGCGCTCGAGCAGGCGGGCGCTGGCTGGCTCCCTGGGAGCACCCTGGTCGAGGCATGGCGGTCGTTGCGCAGCCTCACGGGCCCGCAGCTGCTGGTCACCCACATGACGGCGGCCGATGCGCTGGGCGGCTGGTGGTCACTGCGCACCGGCGCTCCCGTGGTGAGCATCCGCCACTTCGCCGCGCCCCGCGGCGGCCGCCCCGTCACCCGCGCCCTGCTCCGCCCGCTGGCGCGACGGATCCGTTCTCAGATCGCTGTGTCGCACTACGTCGCCGACGCGATCGGCGCCCCCTCGACCGTGGTGCACACGGGCGTCGCGCCATCGATGACACCGTCCTCCCCTCGCGAGAACGTGGCCCTGATCGTGCAGCGGCTCGAACCGGAGAAGGACACCGCGACCGCTCTCCGGGCGTGGGCGCAGTCCGGCCCTCCGGCCGGATGGACCCTGCTCGTGGCGGGTGATGGCTCCGAGCGTGCGGCGCTCGAGCGCCTCGCTGCGCCGGAGCCCTCGGTGACCTTCCTCGGCGCCATCGACAACGTTCCTGCACTCATGGACCGCGCCTCGCTCCTGCTCGCGCCCACTCCGCGCGAGGGTCTCGGGATCGCGGTGCTCGAGGCGATGGCCCATGGAGTGGCAGTCGTCGCCACCGATGCCGGCGGCCACCGGGAGACCGTCGGGTCGGTCGCGGGCGCTGCTCTCTTCCCGCCGGGAGACTCGAGCAGCGCAGCGCTGCTGATCGCCGAGCTCGCCGCGGAGGCCGAGCGACGCGAATCCTACGGTGACGCGCTCGCGCGCCGTCAGCGCGACGCCTTCGACCGTGATGTCCAGACATCAGCACTGACCCGCGCGATCCTTGCGGCGGGAGGCGCGCATGGATGA
- a CDS encoding glycosyltransferase family 4 protein: protein MRVVYHVITPGDHFSPRTGSAIPTVVDGLARASAHDGSSPYRHVVVLDRTTYTPRYDSAEALEYSPAPAPSRADSILDYGRAVMGRDRAALLRPYAPVMAALADAPAGIVVAHNAPFLAPALARTPHRIVLHAHNALPASMRPHEARRWVGSADALICVSSDHAAATRARVPAGLRDAVHVVRHGVDPAVFAPRERQQSPIRFVFVGRTIPHKGADVLVEAAQRLARRDIEVVVVGSHGFDPHAPLTGYERALRDAAATSVTPITFRPFTDRSDLPGLLGGAHALVVPSRWREPAGLTVGEGMASGAVVIASATGGIPELLGDAGVLVAPDSATALAAAMTRVADDVEFRAAKGRQARERAEAHDWSWSWRQMRDVLDGI, encoded by the coding sequence GTGAGAGTCGTCTATCACGTGATCACCCCAGGTGATCACTTCTCGCCCCGGACGGGCTCCGCGATTCCCACCGTCGTCGACGGCCTCGCGAGAGCCAGCGCTCACGACGGCTCGTCCCCCTATCGGCACGTGGTGGTGCTCGACCGCACCACGTACACGCCCCGGTACGACAGCGCAGAGGCCCTCGAGTACTCCCCTGCCCCAGCGCCCTCTCGGGCTGACAGCATCCTCGACTATGGGCGCGCGGTCATGGGCCGTGACCGCGCGGCCCTGCTGCGCCCCTACGCGCCCGTGATGGCGGCCCTTGCGGACGCTCCGGCGGGCATCGTCGTGGCACACAACGCTCCGTTCCTTGCTCCGGCGCTCGCCCGCACCCCGCACCGTATCGTGCTGCACGCGCACAACGCCCTCCCGGCATCGATGCGGCCGCACGAGGCACGCCGATGGGTGGGCAGCGCCGATGCGCTGATCTGCGTGAGCTCCGATCACGCCGCAGCCACCCGGGCGCGCGTCCCCGCCGGCCTGCGCGATGCCGTGCATGTGGTGCGACACGGCGTGGACCCGGCCGTGTTCGCGCCCAGGGAGCGCCAGCAGTCACCCATCCGGTTCGTGTTCGTCGGTCGCACCATTCCGCACAAGGGTGCCGATGTGCTCGTCGAGGCGGCTCAGCGGCTTGCTCGCCGCGACATCGAGGTGGTGGTGGTGGGCAGCCACGGATTCGACCCTCATGCTCCCCTCACTGGCTATGAACGCGCACTGCGGGACGCCGCTGCGACCTCCGTCACCCCCATCACCTTCCGGCCCTTCACGGACCGGTCCGACCTCCCGGGCCTGCTTGGCGGCGCGCACGCGCTCGTCGTGCCCTCACGCTGGCGGGAGCCCGCAGGCCTCACCGTCGGCGAGGGGATGGCGAGCGGCGCCGTCGTGATCGCCAGCGCCACAGGCGGCATCCCTGAGCTGCTCGGCGACGCAGGCGTGCTGGTCGCCCCTGACAGCGCGACGGCGCTGGCTGCCGCCATGACGCGCGTGGCGGACGATGTCGAGTTTCGGGCCGCGAAGGGCAGGCAGGCTCGTGAACGGGCCGAGGCGCACGACTGGTCCTGGTCCTGGCGCCAGATGCGCGACGTACTCGACGGAATATGA
- a CDS encoding glycosyltransferase family 2 protein, whose amino-acid sequence MADPAAPLGHRTSHVVVVLNWHGRADTLLCVESLLADPDAPHVLVVDNGSEDGTVEEVERRWPGVFTVQTGENLGFAGGMNRGITWARSHGATVITVLNNDTVVPVGTMGVLSAAAASGLCAISPEVRYRDHPDRVWFGGGTLAPPDWFPHHTPDAMLAPSHEGTRTVDVLSGCCVTASAEVWDRVGGFNERYFLNFEDSEWSVRAARAGVRLQVRTDAVILHAVSASFTGAAASLGTYYYVRNGLDFNRVAGGDRRSRRRFVTRVARDAAARRRRERAWRAAARELRMVAHGWADFSRGRMGPAPARLARTTARWASAGAQPL is encoded by the coding sequence GTGGCGGACCCCGCAGCGCCGCTCGGCCACCGTACGAGTCACGTGGTGGTGGTCCTCAACTGGCACGGCCGCGCCGACACCCTGCTGTGCGTCGAGTCGCTGCTTGCGGACCCCGATGCCCCCCACGTGCTGGTCGTCGACAACGGTTCGGAAGACGGCACCGTGGAAGAGGTCGAGCGTCGCTGGCCCGGCGTCTTCACGGTGCAGACCGGAGAGAACCTGGGCTTCGCCGGGGGCATGAACCGTGGGATCACGTGGGCGCGGAGCCACGGCGCCACGGTGATCACGGTGCTCAACAACGACACCGTCGTGCCGGTGGGCACCATGGGCGTGCTGAGTGCAGCGGCCGCCTCCGGCCTGTGCGCGATCAGCCCGGAGGTGCGCTACCGAGACCATCCGGACCGAGTGTGGTTCGGCGGCGGCACCCTGGCCCCGCCCGACTGGTTCCCCCATCACACGCCCGATGCGATGCTGGCGCCCTCGCATGAGGGCACCCGCACAGTTGACGTGCTCTCCGGGTGCTGCGTGACCGCCTCCGCCGAGGTGTGGGACCGGGTAGGGGGATTCAACGAGCGCTACTTCCTCAACTTCGAGGACTCCGAATGGAGCGTGCGCGCGGCCCGCGCCGGCGTCCGCCTCCAGGTGCGCACCGACGCGGTCATCCTCCATGCGGTCTCGGCGTCCTTCACGGGCGCGGCCGCGAGCCTCGGCACCTATTACTACGTGCGCAACGGACTCGACTTCAACCGCGTCGCAGGCGGCGACCGCCGGTCCCGCCGGCGGTTCGTGACCAGGGTGGCCCGAGACGCAGCCGCACGGAGGCGCCGTGAGCGCGCGTGGCGGGCCGCGGCGCGGGAACTGCGCATGGTCGCCCATGGCTGGGCCGACTTCTCTCGGGGGCGCATGGGCCCCGCGCCGGCCCGCTTGGCCCGCACCACTGCACGGTGGGCAAGCGCAGGTGCACAGCCCCTCTAG
- a CDS encoding glycosyltransferase — protein MRVQRIAHHAVVSAWRERERALIAHGHRVSLLSATVWDEGGQPVTLSADGDEFVQSARTWGTHPNGFLYSPSALWRALATPVDVLDLHEEPYALATAEVLALRALRRRRAPYVLYSAQNIDKRFPAPFRWAEGRALRGAAGAYVCNTEAGRILRRKGLRGPVHTIPLGVDTTVFAPVDRPAPGGRATVGYVGRLATHKGVDVLLHAVAAQPLLRLVIVGDGPERAALAELARSLSIGERVEFAGFAADTELVEHYRSFDVVAVPSRSTPHWLEQFGRVAIEAMACGVPVVATHTGALPDVVGAAGILVPEGDPDALGEALVRATRPGYWDELRAEGLHHAARCDWSSVAAQMTDLYSEALGSALRTLDAVIVAYGEPDGLSDTLTALDGQVPALVVDNSSHPGTREVCERHGVEYVDAGSNLGFAAGVNKGLSALADRGRDGDVLLLNPDATISAEAVAEMHRLVSADRNLAAVGAHQVDPVTRARARVWWPFPTPWGAWVEALGLGRLRTSHGFAIGSVLLLRREALDALGVLDERFFLYAEEVDWQRRARRAGWKIAVADVEATHVGAGTGGDPGAREAYFYGSAERYVRKHYRALGWQVYRAATVAGAAVRAVLLRGARAQEASRRRQIFVSGPVVWEREWR, from the coding sequence GTGAGGGTGCAACGCATCGCGCATCACGCGGTCGTCTCTGCCTGGCGCGAACGTGAACGCGCCCTCATCGCCCACGGCCACCGCGTGTCCCTGCTCTCCGCCACGGTGTGGGACGAAGGCGGCCAGCCCGTCACCCTGAGCGCCGACGGCGACGAGTTCGTCCAGTCCGCGCGCACCTGGGGCACTCATCCCAACGGTTTCCTCTACTCCCCCAGCGCGCTGTGGCGCGCGCTCGCCACGCCGGTCGACGTGCTCGACCTGCACGAAGAGCCCTACGCGCTCGCGACGGCGGAGGTGCTCGCGCTTCGTGCTCTCAGGCGCCGACGTGCACCGTACGTTCTGTACTCGGCACAGAACATCGACAAGCGATTCCCGGCCCCGTTCCGGTGGGCCGAGGGTCGGGCTCTCAGGGGCGCCGCTGGCGCATACGTGTGCAATACGGAGGCAGGGCGCATCCTGAGGCGCAAGGGACTGCGCGGACCGGTGCACACGATCCCGCTCGGAGTCGACACCACGGTGTTCGCACCGGTGGACCGTCCCGCACCGGGGGGCCGTGCCACGGTCGGCTATGTGGGACGCCTGGCCACCCACAAGGGCGTCGACGTCCTGCTCCACGCCGTCGCGGCCCAGCCGCTGCTGAGGCTCGTCATCGTCGGTGACGGGCCTGAGCGCGCCGCGCTCGCTGAGCTCGCCCGCTCGTTGAGCATCGGCGAGCGCGTGGAGTTCGCGGGCTTCGCTGCGGACACTGAGCTGGTCGAGCACTACCGGTCGTTCGACGTCGTCGCGGTTCCCTCACGGTCCACCCCGCACTGGCTGGAGCAGTTCGGTCGCGTCGCGATCGAGGCGATGGCATGCGGCGTCCCCGTGGTCGCCACACACACCGGGGCGCTGCCCGATGTCGTCGGTGCCGCAGGCATCCTGGTTCCGGAGGGAGACCCCGACGCGCTGGGCGAGGCGCTCGTGCGCGCGACGCGCCCCGGGTACTGGGATGAGCTGCGCGCCGAGGGACTCCACCATGCGGCGCGGTGCGACTGGTCAAGCGTCGCGGCGCAGATGACCGACCTCTACTCCGAGGCGCTCGGCTCGGCCCTGCGTACGCTCGACGCCGTCATCGTCGCCTACGGCGAGCCCGACGGACTCTCCGACACCTTGACGGCGCTCGACGGTCAGGTGCCCGCACTCGTCGTCGACAACTCCTCGCACCCCGGCACCCGCGAGGTATGCGAACGCCACGGCGTCGAGTATGTCGACGCGGGCTCCAACCTCGGCTTCGCGGCGGGGGTGAACAAGGGCCTCAGCGCCCTGGCGGACCGCGGACGCGACGGCGATGTGCTGCTGCTGAACCCCGACGCGACCATCAGCGCGGAGGCGGTGGCCGAGATGCATAGGCTCGTGAGCGCAGACCGCAACCTGGCCGCCGTGGGCGCTCACCAGGTCGATCCCGTGACGCGGGCCAGGGCGAGGGTGTGGTGGCCGTTCCCCACCCCCTGGGGCGCGTGGGTCGAGGCCCTTGGCCTGGGCAGGCTGCGCACCTCGCACGGCTTCGCCATCGGCTCGGTGCTGCTGCTGCGCCGGGAGGCGCTCGACGCGCTCGGTGTGCTGGATGAGCGATTCTTCCTGTACGCCGAGGAGGTGGATTGGCAGCGACGTGCACGCCGCGCAGGCTGGAAGATCGCGGTGGCCGATGTCGAGGCGACGCATGTGGGCGCGGGCACCGGCGGCGACCCCGGTGCGCGCGAGGCCTACTTCTACGGATCGGCCGAGCGCTACGTGCGCAAGCATTACCGAGCCCTGGGCTGGCAGGTCTACCGTGCGGCCACGGTGGCAGGCGCTGCCGTCAGAGCCGTTCTCCTCAGGGGTGCTCGTGCTCAGGAGGCGTCGCGGCGACGGCAGATCTTCGTCAGCGGACCTGTGGTGTGGGAGCGCGAGTGGAGATGA
- a CDS encoding polysaccharide biosynthesis tyrosine autokinase: MTLNEMLTVLWRRKWLMIAIVIVTMVVAVMLVQRQVPTYQSGAVVRTSATVAEAAGVSQLAGVPVDVSPFVLLSDGKLGEIVAETEPQVAEISPQEVEIVPDELYGMERLYVDATATSAEDAQSLAQAYAAAYVTHIDSEVARAIVELTEQRDSALKEAQDLQAEALEDPEDSIIASRLADALGRYGGARESVRVLESGGSSASVQVVATPGQLTGADTTTIFAIALFSGLVAAIGAALLRDQFDPRLRGEAEAERLTTLPVLGELAFDRGVRRTHDTLPVTRTQATALAESLRSARSALQVLLPSEHAAFVMTSVEPGDGKSFASANIALAWARAGKNVILVGGDLRRPSLQTYFGAAAMGPGLAEIMQEGLEMGKPPTRSAVEARLKSTDFRGLRVLPSGTPPADPADLLANSAVADVVGVLRGLADVVIFDSPPSLRLVDASLIAKHTDGIAVIAWDGRTHRDHLVETVESLSLNGLHILGVIVNGAKRRHPRSYTPYYVKSSTPPSRLRGVARKLGRSDDDADRAFDALVKDDPRDTGSRGPRTRGGGSQGSSEPTSGDHEHTPRR, encoded by the coding sequence GTGACGCTCAACGAGATGCTCACCGTGCTGTGGCGACGCAAGTGGCTCATGATCGCGATCGTCATCGTCACCATGGTCGTCGCGGTCATGCTCGTCCAGCGCCAGGTTCCCACGTACCAATCGGGTGCGGTGGTGCGCACGAGCGCCACCGTCGCCGAAGCGGCGGGAGTCAGCCAGCTCGCCGGGGTGCCCGTCGATGTGTCGCCCTTCGTGCTCCTCAGTGATGGAAAGCTCGGCGAGATCGTCGCCGAGACGGAGCCGCAGGTCGCGGAGATCTCTCCTCAAGAAGTCGAGATCGTGCCGGACGAGCTCTACGGCATGGAGCGACTCTATGTGGACGCGACCGCGACCAGCGCGGAGGACGCGCAGTCGCTCGCCCAGGCGTACGCCGCGGCATACGTGACCCACATCGACTCCGAGGTCGCGAGGGCGATCGTGGAATTGACGGAGCAGCGCGACAGCGCGCTCAAGGAGGCGCAGGACCTCCAGGCGGAAGCGCTCGAGGATCCCGAGGACTCGATCATCGCGAGCCGGCTCGCCGATGCGCTCGGCCGGTACGGAGGCGCGCGCGAATCCGTCCGCGTCCTCGAAAGCGGCGGTTCGTCCGCATCGGTGCAGGTCGTCGCCACTCCCGGCCAGCTGACTGGCGCCGACACCACGACCATCTTCGCCATCGCGCTGTTCTCGGGGCTGGTGGCGGCCATCGGCGCCGCCCTGCTGAGGGACCAGTTCGATCCGCGCCTGCGGGGCGAGGCGGAGGCCGAGCGCCTCACCACCCTTCCCGTGCTGGGCGAACTGGCCTTCGACCGTGGCGTGCGTCGGACCCACGACACGCTGCCCGTGACGCGCACGCAGGCCACCGCGCTCGCCGAGAGTCTGCGATCCGCACGCTCGGCGCTGCAGGTGCTGCTCCCATCGGAGCACGCCGCGTTCGTGATGACCAGCGTGGAACCCGGAGACGGCAAGTCCTTCGCCTCGGCGAACATCGCCCTGGCGTGGGCTCGTGCCGGCAAGAATGTGATTCTGGTGGGCGGAGACCTCCGACGCCCGTCGCTGCAGACCTACTTCGGTGCGGCGGCCATGGGCCCCGGACTGGCGGAGATCATGCAGGAGGGCCTCGAGATGGGCAAGCCTCCCACTCGCAGCGCCGTCGAGGCACGTCTCAAGTCCACGGACTTCCGCGGACTCCGCGTGCTTCCGTCCGGCACGCCGCCGGCGGATCCGGCTGACCTCTTGGCCAACTCCGCCGTTGCCGACGTGGTCGGCGTGCTCCGTGGTCTCGCAGACGTGGTGATCTTCGACTCGCCGCCGTCGCTGCGGCTCGTCGACGCAAGCCTCATCGCGAAGCACACGGACGGCATCGCGGTCATCGCCTGGGACGGGCGCACGCACCGCGACCATCTGGTCGAGACGGTCGAGAGCCTGTCGCTCAACGGCCTCCACATCCTTGGGGTGATCGTGAACGGCGCGAAGCGCCGACACCCTCGCTCGTACACCCCGTACTACGTGAAGTCGAGCACGCCGCCGTCACGCCTGCGCGGCGTGGCCCGCAAGCTCGGCCGCAGTGACGACGACGCCGACCGTGCCTTCGATGCGCTGGTGAAGGATGACCCGCGTGACACGGGTTCGCGTGGACCGCGGACGCGGGGCGGCGGGTCGCAGGGCTCGTCCGAGCCGACCTCCGGGGACCACGAGCACACGCCCCGCCGGTGA
- a CDS encoding glycosyltransferase has protein sequence MTGVIVHEWIEPHGGAENVVAEFAARFPDAPIVCAWDDTGGRFAPGRTVETWLARTPLRRSKVAALPFMLPTWRRLPGHDPDWLLCSSHLFAHHARVASSPDVPKFAFVHTPARYLWVPELDGRGDSVAARLAARPLTRIDRRRAQEPTGIAAVSEYIARRIEATWGRESTVIHPPVNVAAFDDAPVLSEADAEVASALPSAFVLGASRLVPYKRVDAAIIAGEAAQLPVVIAGDGPDRARLTALAERARVPVTLLGRTSDALLRELYRRATVYVFAPIEDFGIMPVEAMAAGTPVVARDIGGASETVVDGVTGALVSGLDSARLGEAVWRAADASPHDCRARAAEFDGRTFGTRVAAWMAGLGAVVDSDDPSSDARGRSIGDGEHLPPDAS, from the coding sequence ATGACCGGCGTGATCGTGCACGAGTGGATCGAACCGCACGGCGGCGCCGAGAACGTCGTCGCAGAGTTCGCTGCGCGCTTTCCCGATGCCCCGATCGTGTGCGCATGGGACGACACGGGTGGCCGCTTCGCCCCGGGACGGACCGTGGAGACTTGGCTCGCTCGCACCCCGTTGCGTCGCAGCAAGGTCGCGGCGCTGCCGTTCATGCTGCCCACGTGGCGGCGGCTCCCTGGTCACGACCCGGACTGGCTGCTGTGCTCGAGCCACCTGTTCGCTCATCACGCGCGTGTCGCGTCCTCGCCCGACGTGCCGAAGTTCGCCTTCGTCCATACCCCTGCGCGCTACCTGTGGGTGCCCGAACTTGACGGCAGGGGTGACTCGGTGGCCGCCCGCCTCGCAGCCCGTCCCCTGACGCGGATCGACCGTCGACGGGCGCAGGAGCCCACCGGCATCGCTGCGGTGAGCGAGTACATTGCTCGGCGCATCGAGGCCACGTGGGGCCGCGAGTCCACCGTGATCCATCCCCCAGTGAACGTCGCGGCCTTCGACGACGCCCCGGTGCTGTCCGAGGCGGACGCCGAGGTCGCATCGGCCCTCCCGAGCGCCTTCGTGCTCGGGGCGTCGCGCCTGGTGCCGTACAAGCGCGTCGATGCCGCCATCATCGCGGGCGAGGCGGCCCAGCTGCCGGTGGTGATCGCTGGCGACGGCCCGGACCGCGCGCGGCTCACGGCACTCGCGGAGCGCGCGCGTGTGCCCGTGACGCTGTTGGGGCGGACCTCCGACGCCCTGCTCCGCGAGCTCTACCGCCGCGCAACCGTGTACGTCTTCGCCCCCATCGAGGACTTCGGCATCATGCCTGTGGAGGCGATGGCGGCGGGAACGCCCGTCGTCGCACGCGACATCGGGGGCGCATCCGAGACCGTGGTCGACGGCGTCACGGGCGCCTTGGTGTCGGGGCTCGACTCGGCACGGCTGGGCGAGGCCGTGTGGCGCGCCGCCGACGCGTCGCCGCACGACTGTCGTGCCCGAGCGGCGGAGTTCGACGGTCGCACGTTCGGGACGAGGGTCGCCGCGTGGATGGCCGGACTAGGCGCGGTCGTCGACTCCGACGATCCCTCGAGCGACGCTCGCGGTCGCAGCATCGGTGATGGCGAGCACCTGCCGCCAGACGCGTCGTGA
- a CDS encoding O-antigen ligase family protein translates to MTRFQASPRSRAWAPAVVLSLVALAVGTAMAVLSVGYDGFAIPVAVALLVLGVASVDMTLVPIVAVPATLALMRVGGEIAVADVALAAGTIVALFLLRGSGALAMQPLLVAGSLYLVLAVPTLIINPYTANLVEWVHEIFLVLGSMVVGFAIGRGGRARMALSIYVMVCAGLGVIAVFLALQTLLSNGQFLPVYIGDLHKNTLGGMLATAAIIAYARPPWIGWARGSAQLGVVLCLSGVLATQSRQGMIAAGVGMLIVGVRPIVRGMRRPKLIWILAAAVTIGIVVSVNQQLSEDNPYNSANARLAWFDSSFEIWRESPVFGNGLRWWYTDRFGESFQPPNAELEVLTSVGVVGLVGFLLMFLVAAVALMRMEPVYGTVAVAVVAGRFAQAQFDLYWVAGQASLLWIVAGIVYGVRERDRFLGLDRTATAMREHAAQIGVAHGGSGRERVARVDNTGGPTSGPR, encoded by the coding sequence ATGACCCGCTTCCAGGCGTCTCCGAGGTCGCGTGCGTGGGCGCCAGCAGTGGTGCTCTCCCTCGTGGCCCTGGCCGTCGGCACCGCGATGGCGGTGCTCAGCGTCGGGTACGACGGGTTCGCCATCCCCGTGGCGGTGGCGCTGCTGGTGCTCGGCGTGGCGTCCGTCGACATGACGCTGGTCCCCATCGTCGCGGTGCCTGCGACGCTGGCGCTGATGCGCGTGGGTGGGGAGATCGCGGTGGCGGACGTCGCGCTGGCGGCGGGCACGATCGTCGCCCTGTTCCTGCTGCGTGGCTCGGGTGCGCTGGCGATGCAGCCGCTCCTCGTCGCGGGATCGCTGTACCTGGTGCTCGCGGTTCCGACGCTCATCATCAACCCCTATACGGCGAACCTGGTCGAGTGGGTCCACGAAATATTCCTCGTGCTCGGCAGCATGGTCGTGGGCTTCGCGATCGGTCGTGGCGGGCGCGCTCGCATGGCGCTGTCCATCTATGTGATGGTGTGCGCGGGGCTCGGCGTCATCGCTGTCTTCCTTGCACTTCAGACGCTGCTGTCGAACGGTCAGTTCCTGCCGGTGTACATCGGCGACCTCCACAAGAACACGCTCGGAGGAATGCTCGCAACGGCCGCCATCATCGCGTATGCGCGGCCGCCATGGATCGGGTGGGCGCGCGGGAGCGCGCAGCTCGGCGTGGTGCTCTGCCTCTCCGGCGTGCTCGCGACGCAGTCGCGCCAAGGCATGATCGCGGCCGGCGTGGGCATGCTCATCGTCGGAGTGCGGCCCATCGTGCGCGGAATGCGCCGCCCCAAGCTCATCTGGATCCTCGCCGCCGCGGTCACCATCGGGATCGTGGTCAGCGTCAACCAGCAGCTCTCGGAGGACAACCCGTACAACAGCGCGAACGCACGCTTGGCGTGGTTCGACAGCTCGTTCGAGATCTGGAGGGAGTCGCCGGTCTTCGGAAACGGCCTGCGATGGTGGTACACCGACCGCTTCGGGGAATCGTTCCAGCCGCCGAATGCGGAACTCGAGGTCCTGACGTCCGTCGGGGTCGTGGGACTGGTGGGCTTCCTGCTCATGTTCCTGGTCGCCGCGGTCGCTCTCATGCGCATGGAGCCCGTCTACGGGACGGTGGCCGTCGCGGTGGTCGCCGGGCGCTTCGCGCAGGCCCAGTTCGACCTCTACTGGGTCGCTGGCCAGGCCTCTTTGCTGTGGATCGTCGCGGGCATCGTGTACGGGGTGCGCGAGCGGGACCGGTTCCTCGGCCTCGATCGCACCGCCACTGCAATGCGGGAGCACGCCGCGCAGATCGGCGTGGCGCATGGCGGGTCGGGGCGGGAGAGGGTCGCTCGTGTCGACAACACCGGCGGCCCGACCAGTGGCCCCAGGTGA
- a CDS encoding glycosyltransferase yields the protein MDDTWSLGVVSLEPWDRIWRRNQHLVDRLLALSPGLTVAFVTPPADPLHAAMSGRAPRAGAGAQAVEGYGGRLSTFQPTKWLPGALGAASDRGLDRAIARHLRRGRGVDALWINDPRRAGVARLLEVPTLYDVTDDWTEARRSPRERARLVRGDAWLTRHAGAVVVCSPALQASKGGTLIRNAVDVVAYREPRPRPHDLPRRAALYCGTLHEDRLDVDLVIATGARLAESGAVLALLGPVALTETNGRRLLRAPGVVVLGARGFEDVPAYLQHADALVVPHLVDDFTATLDPIKLYEYLAVGRPIVSTPCAGFVDAGEEAWVTVAPRDGFADAVTASVGSTHGPSDPADVADWSDRAKQMLEVLDGLPRSAGVGPGAAP from the coding sequence ATGGATGACACGTGGAGCCTAGGCGTGGTGTCGCTCGAACCATGGGACCGCATCTGGCGACGCAACCAGCACCTGGTGGACCGGCTGCTCGCGCTGTCCCCGGGGCTGACCGTCGCTTTCGTCACTCCCCCGGCCGATCCGCTGCACGCCGCCATGTCCGGGAGGGCTCCGCGGGCGGGTGCTGGCGCCCAGGCCGTCGAAGGGTACGGGGGGCGCCTCAGCACCTTCCAACCCACGAAGTGGCTGCCCGGCGCGCTCGGCGCGGCGAGCGATCGTGGGCTTGACCGCGCCATCGCCCGCCACCTGCGACGGGGACGGGGCGTGGACGCGCTCTGGATCAACGACCCTCGTCGCGCCGGCGTGGCGAGACTCCTGGAGGTGCCGACGCTCTACGACGTCACTGACGACTGGACCGAGGCCAGGCGCTCGCCACGGGAGCGAGCACGTCTCGTCCGTGGGGACGCGTGGCTCACTCGCCACGCCGGCGCCGTGGTGGTCTGTTCCCCCGCACTGCAGGCGAGCAAGGGGGGCACCCTCATCCGCAATGCCGTCGACGTCGTCGCGTACCGCGAACCGCGGCCCCGACCTCACGACCTGCCCCGGCGCGCTGCGCTGTACTGCGGCACCCTGCACGAGGATCGACTCGACGTCGATCTCGTGATCGCGACGGGTGCGCGCCTCGCGGAGAGCGGCGCGGTTCTCGCGCTGCTGGGCCCGGTGGCGCTGACAGAGACGAACGGCAGGCGACTGCTGCGCGCGCCCGGGGTCGTGGTGCTGGGGGCTCGCGGATTCGAGGACGTCCCTGCGTACCTCCAGCACGCTGACGCCCTGGTGGTGCCACACCTGGTCGACGACTTCACCGCCACGCTCGACCCCATCAAGCTGTATGAGTACCTCGCCGTGGGCCGGCCCATCGTGTCCACCCCGTGCGCGGGCTTCGTGGACGCCGGCGAAGAGGCGTGGGTGACCGTGGCGCCGCGCGACGGCTTCGCCGATGCCGTCACGGCCAGCGTCGGGTCCACGCACGGACCATCAGATCCCGCCGACGTCGCCGACTGGTCCGACCGTGCGAAGCAGATGCTCGAGGTCCTCGACGGCCTGCCCCGCTCCGCAGGCGTGGGACCGGGAGCCGCACCATGA